In Malus sylvestris chromosome 15, drMalSylv7.2, whole genome shotgun sequence, a single genomic region encodes these proteins:
- the LOC126603501 gene encoding uncharacterized protein LOC126603501 isoform X2 — protein sequence MFSLPLPFAPQGSVNPYVSQGSNSQFVPQGIGSSSSIPSHDFQAMSAQHSQEFTNRNSWIIDTGASHHMSHDVTHLNRATPYEGTEKIIVGNGKGQGNKDNSSSRKE from the exons ATGTTCTCCCTTCCATTACCATTTGCTCCACAGGGTTCAGTTAATCCATATGTTTCACAAGGGTCAAATTCTCAGTTTGTTCCACAAGGTATTGGATCAAGTTCATCAATTCCTTCTCATGATTTTCAAGCCATGTCTGCACAACATTCTCAGGAATTTACCAATAGAAACTCTTGGATCATTGATACAGGGGCTTCACATCATATGAGTCATGATGTGACACATCTTAATAGAGCCACACCATATGAAGGAACAGAGAAGATTATTGTGGGAAATGGTAAAG GACAAGGCAACAAGGAcaattcttcatcacggaaagAGTAG
- the LOC126603501 gene encoding uncharacterized protein LOC126603501 isoform X1 encodes MVFLVPDLVHLLSPIISPMVIIFICIIIQEVIMVAGHLVIINIDHGVMQAINHGLIVQGLAIHGNHGLAILQLGLNLFQSVKSVPERVIQQLLVCTGMIMVSLHRNVKFVENGVTLLSIADIGIIMHIKAINLHLLYLPTMLIKVFMLMSLLLSCKCSPFHYHLLHRVQLIHMFHKGQILSLFHKDKATRTILHHGKSSNNELFKVHVHIFPTLLNKGAISSLAFLGHAVKSSLWHQRCGHPSNDILAAMLWNSNISCNSDVTSKVCSHCISGKMSRLPFTDRVDRVVIPFHKIHSDVWGPSPVVSLQGFRYYVSFINEATRFVWIFSLMNKSGVF; translated from the exons ATGGTTTTCTTGGTTCCGGATCTAGTTCATCTTCTCAGTCCAATTATCAGTCCAATGGTAATAATTTTCATCTGCATCATAATTCAGGAGGTCATAATGGTGGCAGGTCATTTGGTTATAATAAATATAGACCACGGGGTAATGCAGGCTATAAACCACGGTTTAATAGTTCAAGGTCTGGCAATTCATGGCAACCATGGTCTGGCAATTCTACAACTCGGTTTGAACCTGTTCCAGAGTGTCAAATCTGTTCCAGAAAGGGTCATACAACAGTTACTTGTTTGTACAGGAATGATAATGGTTAGTCTTCACAggaatgtcaaatttgtggaaaaCGGGGTCACATTGCTCTCAATTGCAGACATCGGGATAATTATGCATATCAAGGCAATCAACCTCCACCTTCTTTATCTGCCAACTATGCTTATCAAGGTTTTCATGCTAATGTCTCTCCTCCTGAGTTGCAAATGTTCTCCCTTCCATTACCATTTGCTCCACAGGGTTCAGTTAATCCATATGTTTCACAAGGGTCAAATTCTCAGTTTGTTCCACAAG GACAAGGCAACAAGGAcaattcttcatcacggaaagAGTAGCAATAATGAGTTGTTCAAGGTTCATGTGCACATTTTTCCTACTTTACTGAATAAAGGTGCAATTTCTTCTTTAGCTTTTCTGGGACATGCTGTGAAATCCTCTCTTTGGCATCAACGATGTGGTCATCCTTCCAATGATATATTAGCTGCTATGCTCTGGAATTCTAATATTTCTTGTAATTCTGATGTCACTAGTAAAGTTTGTTCACATTGTATTAGTGGGAAAATGAGTAGACTACCTTTTACAGACAGAGTTGATAGAGTTGTGATTCCATTTCATAAGATACAtagtgatgtttggggaccttcTCCAGTTGTATCTCTTCAAGGTTTTAGGTACTATGTTTCTTTTATTAATGAAGCAACTCGGTTTGTATGGATTTTTTCTTTAATGAATAAATCAGGTGTTTTTTAG